One window from the genome of Haloprofundus halobius encodes:
- a CDS encoding type II toxin-antitoxin system VapC family toxin, with protein MTFLDSSVIIDYLDGVEDVVEFVDEQPVLVTSSICIYEVLAGEVFSAGETDLIGARENFGRVTALDFSEEVAFEAARMQNRLLESGNPLSPRDLLIAATARSEGKELLVSDADFDTEGLRELLSVRKFGPY; from the coding sequence GTGACGTTTCTCGATTCGTCGGTTATCATCGATTACCTCGATGGTGTCGAGGACGTTGTCGAGTTCGTCGACGAACAACCGGTCTTGGTCACCTCCAGCATCTGTATTTACGAAGTTCTCGCCGGTGAGGTGTTCTCAGCCGGTGAGACAGATCTCATCGGAGCGCGTGAGAACTTCGGGCGAGTCACCGCTCTCGACTTCTCCGAGGAAGTCGCGTTCGAAGCTGCCCGGATGCAGAACCGCCTTCTCGAATCCGGCAACCCGCTGTCGCCACGCGACCTCCTGATCGCGGCTACAGCTCGATCTGAAGGGAAGGAACTCCTCGTTTCCGACGCTGACTTCGATACAGAAGGCCTCCGTGAACTACTCTCTGTCCGGAAATTCGGTCCGTATTAG
- a CDS encoding pyridoxal phosphate-dependent aminotransferase: protein MAGPTDRVRAVDRSSIRVMFDLAEATDRDLVRLEVGEPDFDTPEHVVDAAAEAARAGETHYTSNAGLPVVREAITETMADRFDVEVAADEVVVTNGGMEALLLAVLSTVGPGEELLIPSPGWPNYWAQARLADGVPVEVPMPADEGYPLDVDRVRDALNENTAAIVLCSPSNPTGRIYDADAVREVVAAAAEYDAYVIADEVYAGLSYDRDLTGIAALTGHPTHVLTVNSCSKTYAMTGWRVGWLCGPSEIIDEVNKIHESTTSCASSVAQHAALAALTGPQEPFEEMHEAFRDRRDYVVDRVDGIDGLGCPRPQGAFYAFLDIEMEGSSLDVAKELLTEYGVVLAPGDGFGDAGAGKLRLSFANGLDRLETGFDRIERALEEN from the coding sequence ATGGCAGGACCCACCGACCGAGTTCGAGCGGTCGACCGCTCCAGTATCCGCGTGATGTTCGACCTCGCGGAGGCGACCGACCGCGACCTCGTCCGCCTCGAAGTGGGCGAACCCGACTTCGACACGCCCGAGCACGTCGTCGACGCCGCCGCCGAAGCCGCCCGCGCGGGTGAGACGCACTACACCTCCAACGCCGGACTTCCGGTGGTTCGCGAGGCCATCACCGAGACGATGGCCGACCGATTCGACGTGGAGGTCGCCGCCGACGAGGTCGTCGTCACCAACGGCGGGATGGAGGCGCTGTTGCTCGCCGTGCTCTCCACCGTCGGCCCCGGCGAGGAACTGCTCATCCCCTCGCCCGGCTGGCCGAACTACTGGGCGCAGGCCCGACTCGCCGACGGCGTCCCCGTCGAGGTGCCGATGCCCGCCGACGAGGGCTACCCGCTCGACGTCGACCGCGTCCGCGACGCGCTGAACGAGAACACCGCCGCGATAGTGCTCTGCTCACCATCGAACCCGACCGGTCGAATCTACGACGCGGACGCCGTTCGCGAGGTCGTCGCCGCGGCTGCCGAGTACGACGCCTACGTCATCGCCGACGAAGTGTACGCCGGCCTCTCGTACGACCGCGACCTGACGGGCATCGCGGCGCTTACTGGGCACCCTACTCACGTGCTAACCGTGAACTCCTGTTCGAAGACGTACGCGATGACCGGGTGGCGCGTCGGCTGGCTCTGCGGTCCGAGCGAGATTATCGACGAAGTCAACAAGATCCACGAGAGCACCACCTCCTGCGCGTCGAGCGTCGCCCAGCACGCCGCGCTCGCGGCGCTCACCGGGCCGCAGGAACCCTTCGAGGAGATGCACGAGGCGTTTCGCGACCGCCGCGACTACGTCGTCGACCGCGTCGACGGCATCGACGGGCTCGGTTGCCCGCGGCCGCAGGGGGCGTTCTATGCCTTCCTCGATATCGAGATGGAGGGGTCGAGTCTCGACGTCGCGAAGGAACTCCTCACCGAGTACGGCGTCGTCCTCGCACCCGGCGACGGCTTCGGCGACGCGGGCGCGGGCAAACTTCGACTCAGTTTCGCCAACGGCCTCGACCGCCTCGAAACCGGCTTCGACCGCATCGAGCGCGCGCTCGAAGAGAACTGA
- a CDS encoding coenzyme F420-0:L-glutamate ligase, giving the protein MELFAVADIPEVRPGDDLAALIRERVDLDADDVVCVASTVVSKAEGRLADLSEFPAGPRAKEIAARLEAISGDEKDPRFAQAVLEESTEIIMDAPFLLTESRFGHVGVNAGIDRSNVAGSDLLLLPKRPSESAARIREGLPAERVVVTDTCGRPFRHGQQGVAIGWAGMHAARDWRGEPDRDGRELGVTVQNVVDELASAANLVAGEGDGGTPVVVVRGFEFGDHEGSDAHFRDVESDFVRQALREWEFESN; this is encoded by the coding sequence ATGGAACTGTTCGCCGTTGCCGACATCCCGGAAGTTCGCCCGGGAGACGACCTCGCGGCGCTGATTCGCGAGCGCGTCGACCTCGATGCCGACGACGTCGTCTGCGTCGCCAGCACCGTCGTCTCGAAGGCGGAGGGTCGCCTCGCCGACCTCTCCGAGTTCCCGGCGGGACCACGTGCGAAGGAGATCGCCGCGCGCCTCGAAGCGATTTCGGGCGACGAGAAAGACCCCAGATTCGCACAGGCCGTGTTAGAGGAGAGCACTGAAATCATCATGGATGCGCCGTTTCTCCTCACGGAATCACGGTTCGGCCACGTCGGCGTCAACGCGGGCATCGACCGCTCGAACGTCGCCGGTTCGGACCTTCTTCTCCTGCCGAAGCGTCCCTCCGAGAGCGCCGCGCGCATCCGCGAAGGGCTGCCTGCCGAGCGCGTCGTCGTCACCGACACCTGCGGTCGGCCGTTCCGCCACGGACAGCAGGGCGTCGCCATCGGCTGGGCCGGGATGCACGCCGCCCGCGACTGGCGCGGCGAACCGGACCGTGACGGGCGCGAACTCGGCGTGACGGTACAGAACGTCGTCGACGAACTCGCGTCGGCGGCGAACCTCGTCGCGGGCGAGGGCGACGGCGGCACGCCCGTCGTCGTCGTCCGCGGCTTCGAGTTCGGCGACCACGAGGGATCGGACGCGCACTTCCGCGACGTGGAGAGCGACTTCGTCCGACAGGCGCTCAGAGAGTGGGAGTTCGAGTCGAACTGA
- a CDS encoding metallophosphoesterase family protein: MQVAILGDTHMPSQKEELPQWVQDCLVEADYALHTGDFDSPESYDTVLALTDGMVTAVAGETDPPELDLPEVDTAELEDITFVVTHGDAVGSTSTDTEDSKAAVADAVRKHGGDDAVGVVGHTHEPMDETVDGVRLLNPGSATGADPASRPTMFVVEVEDGEYDATYLPDEGCAFD, translated from the coding sequence ATGCAGGTCGCGATACTCGGCGACACGCATATGCCCTCCCAGAAGGAGGAACTGCCGCAATGGGTCCAAGACTGTCTCGTCGAGGCCGACTACGCCCTCCACACGGGTGACTTCGACTCCCCGGAGTCGTACGACACCGTCCTCGCGCTGACCGACGGGATGGTGACCGCCGTCGCGGGCGAGACCGATCCGCCGGAACTCGACCTCCCCGAGGTCGACACCGCGGAGTTGGAGGACATCACGTTCGTCGTCACACACGGCGACGCGGTCGGGAGCACCAGCACCGACACCGAGGACTCCAAAGCGGCGGTGGCCGACGCGGTGCGAAAACACGGCGGCGACGACGCCGTCGGCGTCGTCGGCCACACGCACGAACCGATGGACGAAACGGTCGACGGGGTCCGCCTCCTGAACCCCGGCAGCGCGACGGGTGCAGACCCCGCGTCGCGTCCGACGATGTTCGTCGTCGAAGTCGAAGACGGCGAGTACGACGCGACGTACCTCCCCGACGAGGGGTGTGCGTTCGACTGA
- a CDS encoding NUDIX domain-containing protein, whose amino-acid sequence MTHVVTVFLREGAEVLLIRRSDAVGTYSGLWGGVSGYVEGAPEDALVDARRELREETGVDTGDATLVRAGDPLDVVDDENDREWTVHPFLFETDSREVTPNEELADWEWVQPPAMLDRPTVPNLWETYRRIAPTVDGVRDDETHGAAYLSVRALEVLRDEAATVAFDPGDDERRKWDRIAAVARELRDARPGMAAVENRVNRAMFEADSKPESVRDATETVIRDALDADEAAASRATELLSTLNEGSIATLSRSGTATAALSDADRPLLVAESRPGGEGVAAAEAFAADGLDVTLTTDAALAHVVAEREVAAAVVGADTVFPDGSVANKVGTRTLALVAEREEFPLYVVAAADKVSPRDEFVAESRPGSELYDGDEPVDVENPLFDRTPADLVSGVVTEMGVLTGDDVATAAAKRREWSDWAR is encoded by the coding sequence ATGACCCACGTCGTCACCGTGTTTCTCCGCGAAGGGGCGGAAGTCCTGCTGATCCGCCGCAGCGACGCCGTCGGTACGTACTCGGGGCTGTGGGGCGGTGTCTCGGGATACGTCGAAGGCGCGCCCGAGGACGCGCTCGTCGACGCCCGACGGGAACTCCGCGAAGAGACCGGCGTCGACACCGGCGACGCGACGCTCGTCCGCGCGGGCGACCCGCTCGACGTCGTCGACGACGAGAACGACCGCGAGTGGACCGTCCATCCCTTCCTGTTCGAGACCGACTCGCGCGAGGTGACGCCCAACGAGGAACTCGCCGACTGGGAGTGGGTGCAGCCACCCGCGATGCTCGACCGGCCGACGGTTCCGAACCTGTGGGAGACGTACCGCCGTATCGCACCCACCGTCGACGGCGTCCGCGACGACGAGACTCACGGCGCAGCGTACCTCTCGGTTCGGGCGCTGGAGGTGCTGCGCGACGAGGCGGCGACGGTCGCTTTCGACCCCGGCGACGACGAGCGCCGTAAGTGGGACCGCATCGCCGCCGTCGCCCGCGAACTCCGCGACGCCCGCCCGGGGATGGCCGCCGTCGAGAACCGCGTCAACCGGGCGATGTTCGAGGCGGATTCGAAGCCCGAGAGCGTCCGCGACGCGACGGAGACCGTCATTCGAGACGCGCTCGACGCGGACGAGGCGGCGGCGTCGCGCGCGACGGAACTCCTCTCGACGCTCAACGAGGGGTCGATAGCGACGCTCTCGCGGTCGGGGACGGCGACGGCCGCGCTCTCCGATGCCGACCGTCCGCTGCTCGTCGCCGAGTCGCGACCCGGCGGCGAGGGCGTCGCCGCCGCCGAGGCGTTCGCCGCGGACGGACTGGACGTGACGCTCACGACCGACGCGGCGCTCGCGCACGTCGTCGCCGAACGCGAGGTCGCCGCCGCCGTTGTCGGTGCCGACACGGTGTTTCCCGACGGGAGCGTCGCCAACAAAGTCGGAACGAGAACGCTGGCGCTCGTCGCCGAGCGCGAGGAGTTCCCGCTGTACGTCGTCGCCGCCGCGGACAAAGTGAGTCCCCGCGACGAGTTCGTGGCGGAGTCGCGGCCCGGGTCGGAGCTCTACGACGGCGACGAACCTGTCGACGTCGAGAACCCGCTGTTCGACCGGACGCCCGCCGACCTCGTCTCGGGCGTCGTCACGGAGATGGGCGTCCTCACCGGCGACGACGTCGCGACAGCGGCGGCGAAGCGGCGTGAGTGGTCCGACTGGGCCCGATAG
- a CDS encoding DUF7503 family protein yields the protein MSEHNPVAEFLADHPRMSGALFMICLLLSQAGAVAAGAVAAGNGTTVG from the coding sequence ATGTCCGAGCACAATCCAGTCGCCGAATTCCTGGCCGACCACCCCCGAATGAGCGGCGCGCTGTTCATGATCTGCCTGCTGTTGTCGCAAGCCGGTGCCGTGGCCGCCGGTGCCGTAGCTGCCGGTAACGGCACGACGGTCGGGTAG
- a CDS encoding DUF7504 family protein: MTSDCPAERWPVGIDGRRLTGGIYDSAVDCATVAFVSAAAEALDTDTSALSPLNDRIDPDCVERLLADVPTDPPTGIRVAVEVSYRDISVLLRDDGRVETYSNRRESDEPKPSLVVEHDWTGATPLFWSIGETIAEAADERPTDVAARLAERIDANAADCLLRPLFDRSERAGGRLLLSVDGHEVVVAPDGSITVGPSLAALKRTGAAVLVVGAVPESGFDRASATLLGGPDGSRSPVFVLHGRNPETASRRLSMAGISPTAATVLDYRAEARGASVAATEAARPADRQPTIVPVEGGSRGLRAAVRRAVSDTGPVRPGEFRVGVDSLSSMIEANGLETTRDEIDTLCRLVRERRGIGNFLLPADADSEAVETLAPLFDAIVELRAGDVGVEQRWRLTATGHETSWFPLG; this comes from the coding sequence ATGACTAGCGACTGCCCGGCAGAGCGTTGGCCGGTCGGGATCGACGGCCGGCGACTGACGGGAGGTATCTACGATTCGGCCGTCGACTGCGCGACCGTCGCGTTCGTCAGCGCCGCGGCCGAGGCGTTAGACACCGACACGTCCGCACTATCCCCGCTGAACGACCGAATCGATCCCGACTGCGTCGAGCGCCTCCTCGCCGACGTTCCGACGGACCCGCCGACGGGGATCCGGGTAGCGGTGGAGGTGTCGTATCGGGATATCTCCGTGTTGCTTCGCGACGACGGGCGCGTCGAGACGTATTCGAACCGGCGAGAATCGGACGAACCGAAACCCTCGCTCGTCGTCGAACACGACTGGACGGGCGCCACTCCCCTGTTCTGGTCGATCGGCGAGACGATCGCGGAAGCCGCCGACGAGCGTCCGACCGACGTCGCCGCGCGACTGGCCGAACGGATCGACGCGAATGCCGCCGACTGTCTTCTCCGCCCCCTGTTCGACCGCTCCGAGCGCGCCGGGGGGCGACTTCTCCTCTCGGTCGACGGCCACGAGGTCGTCGTCGCACCCGACGGTTCCATCACCGTCGGACCCTCGCTCGCAGCGCTCAAGCGAACGGGCGCGGCCGTGCTCGTAGTCGGGGCGGTTCCGGAGTCGGGGTTCGACCGCGCGTCCGCGACGCTGCTCGGCGGCCCCGACGGGAGTCGTTCCCCCGTGTTCGTCCTCCACGGCCGAAACCCCGAAACCGCCAGTCGGCGGCTCTCGATGGCCGGTATATCGCCGACCGCGGCGACGGTTCTCGACTACCGCGCGGAGGCGAGGGGAGCCTCGGTCGCGGCTACCGAGGCCGCCCGGCCCGCCGACCGACAGCCGACGATCGTTCCGGTCGAAGGCGGAAGTCGGGGCCTTCGCGCGGCCGTTCGACGGGCGGTTTCGGACACCGGACCCGTCCGGCCCGGTGAGTTCCGGGTTGGCGTCGACTCCCTCAGTTCGATGATCGAGGCGAACGGCCTCGAGACGACGCGCGACGAGATAGACACGCTGTGCCGGCTCGTCCGCGAACGGCGGGGGATCGGCAACTTCCTGCTCCCTGCGGACGCCGACAGCGAGGCGGTCGAGACGCTCGCACCGCTGTTCGACGCGATCGTGGAACTGCGGGCGGGCGACGTCGGCGTGGAGCAGCGGTGGCGACTGACCGCGACCGGTCACGAGACGTCGTGGTTCCCGCTCGGATGA
- a CDS encoding DUF7344 domain-containing protein gives MTDDELPDDWAAPPTADEGTRRRLDALLSLLADRRRRDLLYHLETVELTDVGTLAPKVASVSEGASIDDISPDVLQQVQIDLVHVQLPKLADIGAIEYDRRSEMIRCRTLPPMLGQLVDCCRDIEAAET, from the coding sequence ATGACCGACGACGAACTGCCGGACGACTGGGCCGCTCCGCCGACCGCGGACGAGGGAACACGTCGCCGACTCGATGCGCTGCTCTCGTTGCTCGCCGACCGCCGCAGGCGGGATCTGCTGTATCACCTCGAAACGGTGGAGTTGACCGATGTCGGGACGCTGGCCCCGAAAGTGGCGTCGGTGTCCGAGGGGGCGTCGATAGACGACATCAGCCCCGACGTCCTCCAGCAGGTCCAGATAGACCTCGTACACGTCCAACTCCCGAAACTCGCCGACATCGGCGCAATCGAGTACGATCGGCGTAGCGAGATGATCCGCTGTCGGACGCTTCCGCCCATGCTCGGGCAGTTGGTCGACTGCTGCCGCGACATCGAGGCCGCCGAGACGTGA
- the ddh gene encoding D-2-hydroxyacid dehydrogenase: MHLSRIALHESVEKAFPASLLAEALSDLDVPVERVEDGTEFDSGDAVVAFGPGTGFLDADWVHCVRAGYDEFDVDAYDAESVALTNSTGIHGTTIGETVAGMMLAFARGLHVYRDAQNEREWTRLPYERPFTLDGERICVVGLGTLGTGIVERANGLGMEVVGVRRSGDPADGVDDVYTPDRLSEAVADARFVAVATPLTPETEGLVGAAEFEAMREDAYLVNVARGPVVDEEALVAALREGEIAGAGLDVFAEEPLPEDSPLWGFEQVVLTPHVGAMTNEYHRDIAGLIRENVERVRDGEEMVNRVA, encoded by the coding sequence ATGCATCTCTCTCGAATCGCCCTACACGAGTCGGTCGAGAAAGCCTTCCCGGCGTCGCTGCTCGCCGAGGCGCTGTCGGACCTCGACGTGCCGGTCGAACGAGTCGAAGACGGCACCGAGTTCGACTCCGGCGACGCCGTCGTCGCGTTCGGCCCTGGAACCGGTTTCTTGGACGCCGACTGGGTCCACTGCGTCCGCGCGGGCTACGACGAGTTCGACGTCGACGCCTACGATGCGGAGAGCGTCGCGCTGACCAACAGCACGGGCATCCACGGAACGACCATCGGCGAAACCGTCGCCGGAATGATGCTCGCGTTCGCCCGCGGCCTCCACGTCTACCGCGACGCGCAGAACGAGCGGGAGTGGACGCGCCTGCCGTACGAGCGCCCGTTCACCCTCGATGGCGAGCGTATCTGCGTCGTCGGTCTCGGAACGCTCGGGACGGGTATCGTCGAACGCGCGAACGGACTGGGGATGGAGGTCGTCGGCGTCCGGCGTTCGGGCGACCCCGCCGACGGCGTCGACGACGTGTACACACCCGACAGGCTCTCGGAAGCCGTCGCCGACGCGCGGTTCGTCGCGGTGGCGACGCCGTTGACGCCCGAGACGGAGGGACTCGTCGGCGCGGCGGAGTTCGAGGCGATGCGCGAGGACGCCTATCTCGTCAACGTCGCGCGCGGCCCCGTCGTCGACGAGGAGGCGCTGGTCGCGGCGCTTCGCGAGGGCGAGATCGCGGGCGCGGGTCTCGACGTGTTCGCGGAGGAACCGCTACCCGAAGACTCGCCGCTCTGGGGGTTCGAGCAGGTCGTGCTGACGCCGCACGTCGGCGCGATGACGAACGAGTACCACCGCGACATCGCCGGACTGATCCGCGAGAACGTCGAGCGCGTTCGTGACGGCGAAGAGATGGTCAACCGAGTCGCGTAA
- the engB gene encoding GTP-binding protein EngB produces MFENRPNRDAEVVFVGRSNVGKSTLMRELTGHNGFSTGKKPGVTRKPNHFDWAAESFMFTDLPGFGFMSGVEEGRREQIKTDIVRYIEENADSILSAVLVVDGKSVVDIIDRHTNDDEIPHDVEMFYFLDELDVPAIVAVNKMDKVDDRDERLNDLCDRLGLFPPWEQWEGEVVAPISAKRGSIEPLKEALRFHFHEAKRDDLLKFVK; encoded by the coding sequence ATGTTCGAGAACCGACCGAACCGCGACGCCGAGGTGGTGTTCGTCGGGCGGTCGAACGTCGGGAAGTCGACGCTGATGCGCGAGTTGACCGGCCACAACGGGTTCAGCACGGGGAAGAAACCGGGCGTCACCCGCAAGCCGAACCACTTCGACTGGGCCGCCGAGAGCTTCATGTTCACCGACCTTCCCGGATTCGGTTTCATGTCCGGCGTCGAGGAGGGCCGTCGCGAGCAGATCAAGACGGACATCGTCCGCTACATCGAGGAGAACGCCGACTCGATTCTCTCGGCCGTCCTCGTCGTCGACGGCAAGAGCGTCGTCGACATCATCGACCGCCACACGAACGACGACGAGATTCCGCACGACGTGGAGATGTTCTACTTCCTCGACGAACTCGACGTTCCCGCAATCGTCGCCGTCAACAAGATGGACAAAGTCGACGACAGAGACGAGCGACTGAACGACCTCTGCGACCGACTCGGCCTCTTCCCGCCGTGGGAGCAGTGGGAGGGTGAAGTCGTCGCGCCCATCAGCGCCAAGCGCGGGAGCATCGAACCGCTCAAGGAGGCGCTGCGGTTCCACTTCCACGAGGCCAAGCGCGACGACCTGCTGAAGTTCGTGAAGTGA
- a CDS encoding 5-formyltetrahydrofolate cyclo-ligase has translation MEKQELRERIWATLDSEGVNRFPYPPEGRITNFAGASDAAEKLADTEEWRVAETVKANPDAPQLTVRRRALRDGKTVYMAVPRLRDEMPFLKLDPAEIEDIDAATTISGSAKHGVPVDPDEMPHVDFIVAGSVAVTEGGARVGKGEGYSDLEFAVLRELGAVDDGTTVATTVHELQVVDAAEVTPDAHDVPLDLLVTPERTVRTETRYDRPDGVDWDALDAEKLAETPVLQRLRPN, from the coding sequence ATGGAGAAACAGGAGCTCCGCGAGCGTATCTGGGCCACCCTCGACTCAGAGGGTGTCAACCGATTTCCGTACCCGCCGGAGGGGCGAATCACGAACTTCGCCGGGGCGAGCGACGCCGCCGAGAAACTCGCCGACACCGAGGAATGGCGGGTGGCGGAGACGGTGAAAGCCAACCCCGATGCCCCGCAACTGACCGTCCGACGACGTGCGCTCCGCGACGGCAAAACCGTCTACATGGCTGTCCCGCGACTCCGAGACGAGATGCCGTTTCTGAAACTCGATCCGGCGGAAATCGAGGATATCGACGCCGCGACGACCATCTCCGGGTCGGCGAAGCACGGCGTCCCCGTCGACCCCGACGAGATGCCGCACGTCGACTTCATCGTCGCCGGGAGCGTCGCCGTCACCGAGGGCGGCGCGCGCGTCGGGAAAGGGGAAGGGTACAGCGACCTCGAGTTCGCGGTGCTTCGGGAACTCGGTGCCGTCGACGACGGAACGACGGTGGCGACGACGGTCCACGAACTCCAGGTCGTCGACGCCGCCGAGGTGACGCCCGACGCCCACGACGTGCCGCTGGACCTTTTGGTGACGCCCGAACGGACGGTTCGGACCGAGACGCGGTACGACCGGCCCGACGGCGTCGACTGGGACGCGCTCGACGCGGAGAAACTCGCGGAAACCCCAGTACTGCAGCGTCTGCGGCCGAACTGA
- a CDS encoding TIGR00341 family protein produces MRLVQVMVPTGKREAALGLLDDEGLDYALSEETSGREYIAIVSIPLPTNAVEPVLEKLRDAGIERDAYTVVLDAETVVSRQFEELREKYAEEEGDDSRIAREELVARASDLLPETTTFVVLTAVSAVVATAGLLLNDAAIIVGSMVIAPLIGPAMATSVGTVVDDRDLFVRGLKLQVGGGLLAIVAAALFALFLRTTGVVPFGPQQVFHVHQINLRLAPDVMSLVVALGAGVAGALAISSGVSAAIVGVMIAAALVPPVAVVGIGLAWGRPVAVLGSFVLVLVNYLSINFTALGVLWYSGYRPIQFFEQDIARHETLKRIAVLGVSILLLSAFLGAVTYADYRTSSFEESAEEAVVSTLAEYDRLTLLDLRVAYDDSLPFEEPARVVVTVGHPVDTEPPPLAETLLDRIRANAQAPFGTIDLRNVTVEVRYVAADVSTSD; encoded by the coding sequence GTGCGACTCGTTCAAGTGATGGTTCCGACGGGGAAACGCGAGGCGGCTCTCGGCCTCCTCGACGACGAGGGACTCGACTACGCGCTCTCCGAGGAGACGAGCGGTCGGGAGTACATCGCTATCGTCTCGATTCCGCTGCCGACGAACGCGGTCGAACCAGTGTTGGAGAAGCTCCGCGACGCGGGTATCGAGCGCGACGCGTACACGGTCGTCCTCGACGCAGAGACCGTCGTCTCCAGACAGTTCGAGGAACTCCGCGAGAAGTACGCCGAGGAGGAGGGTGACGACAGCCGGATCGCCCGCGAGGAACTCGTCGCGCGGGCGTCCGACCTCCTGCCGGAGACGACGACGTTCGTCGTTCTGACCGCGGTGAGCGCCGTCGTCGCGACGGCCGGACTCCTGCTCAACGACGCCGCGATCATCGTCGGGTCGATGGTCATCGCGCCGCTCATCGGGCCGGCGATGGCGACGAGCGTCGGGACGGTCGTCGACGACCGCGACCTCTTCGTGCGCGGCCTCAAACTCCAGGTCGGCGGCGGGCTGCTCGCCATCGTCGCCGCCGCGCTGTTCGCGTTGTTCCTGCGGACGACGGGCGTCGTCCCGTTCGGCCCCCAACAGGTGTTTCATGTCCACCAGATCAACTTACGTCTCGCCCCCGACGTGATGTCGTTAGTCGTCGCCCTCGGCGCGGGCGTCGCCGGCGCGTTGGCCATCTCCTCGGGCGTCTCGGCGGCCATCGTCGGCGTCATGATCGCCGCCGCGCTCGTCCCGCCGGTCGCCGTCGTCGGCATCGGGCTCGCGTGGGGTCGCCCCGTCGCGGTGCTGGGTTCGTTCGTGCTCGTGCTCGTCAACTACCTCTCGATAAACTTCACCGCCCTCGGCGTGCTGTGGTACTCCGGCTACCGCCCCATTCAGTTCTTCGAGCAGGACATCGCCAGACACGAGACGCTGAAGCGAATCGCGGTGCTCGGTGTGTCCATCCTCCTGCTCTCGGCGTTTCTTGGTGCCGTCACCTACGCGGACTACCGGACGAGTTCCTTCGAGGAGTCCGCAGAGGAGGCCGTCGTCTCGACGCTCGCCGAGTACGACCGACTGACGCTCCTCGATCTGCGCGTCGCGTACGACGACTCGCTCCCCTTCGAAGAGCCCGCTCGCGTCGTCGTCACCGTCGGCCATCCCGTCGACACCGAGCCGCCGCCGCTGGCGGAGACGCTCCTCGACCGCATTCGGGCCAACGCACAGGCACCGTTCGGGACGATCGATCTCCGCAACGTCACCGTCGAAGTCCGCTACGTCGCGGCGGACGTCTCCACCAGCGACTGA